The Flavobacterium jumunjinense genome includes a region encoding these proteins:
- a CDS encoding acyl-CoA thioester hydrolase/BAAT C-terminal domain-containing protein: MIYLHVFMKRQMFSLFFLFLTLSIFSQSKELKEIGFEKIVLKTKSDTIFFIKSINDEKIKKPTIIFLQGSLPLPIIFKDKDDIFTLFPFKTDEYLTKYNLILIARKGIPLIGDFEKDAQGYKNAQGEVPFEYIKHDNHTYRTQQAREVLNFIYTEEWVDKKNIYVVGHSEGYEIAASLAEKNTKIKKVVCLSADPFNRAVEEVAKYRLESYVSLNDSIRQKQIYAITQNFLNIENIDNYKNDYDLYNWASYDEKLTFESFKKIKVPVLVVYGTDDFKSFHSHLLPFLLKEKKDFFVKAYPDYDHNFFKKQFDNEGNPLEDSYNWDEVFRDCVHWLETGSVK, from the coding sequence ATGATATATTTACATGTTTTTATGAAAAGGCAAATGTTTAGTTTGTTTTTTTTATTTTTAACTCTTAGCATATTTAGTCAATCCAAAGAATTAAAAGAGATTGGCTTTGAAAAAATAGTATTAAAAACTAAATCAGATACAATTTTTTTTATAAAATCGATTAATGATGAAAAAATAAAGAAACCAACAATAATTTTTCTTCAAGGTTCGTTGCCACTGCCGATAATTTTTAAGGACAAGGATGATATTTTTACTTTATTCCCTTTTAAAACGGATGAATATTTGACTAAGTATAATTTAATCCTAATAGCAAGAAAAGGAATTCCATTAATTGGTGATTTTGAAAAAGATGCTCAAGGTTATAAAAATGCTCAAGGTGAAGTGCCATTTGAATATATAAAACATGATAATCATACTTATAGAACGCAACAAGCCAGAGAGGTTCTTAATTTTATATATACGGAAGAATGGGTAGATAAAAAAAATATATACGTTGTAGGTCATTCCGAAGGATATGAAATTGCTGCAAGTTTAGCAGAGAAAAATACAAAAATAAAGAAAGTTGTATGTTTGTCTGCTGACCCGTTTAATAGAGCAGTAGAAGAAGTAGCAAAATATAGATTAGAAAGTTATGTTAGTTTAAATGATTCTATTAGGCAAAAGCAAATTTATGCTATAACACAAAATTTTTTAAACATAGAAAACATAGATAATTATAAAAATGATTATGATTTATATAATTGGGCTAGTTATGATGAAAAGTTAACATTCGAAAGTTTTAAGAAAATTAAAGTTCCAGTTTTAGTTGTTTATGGTACTGATGATTTTAAATCATTTCATAGTCACTTATTGCCATTTTTATTAAAAGAGAAAAAAGATTTTTTTGTTAAGGCATATCCCGATTATGATCATAATTTTTTCAAGAAGCAATTTGATAATGAAGGGAACCCTTTAGAAGATAGCTATAATTGGGACGAGGTTTTTAGAGATTGCGTACATTGGTTAGAGACGGGTAGTGTTAAATAA
- a CDS encoding DUF1287 domain-containing protein: MKYFLLIISIISALSCQEKKNEIKVVNLITDKKVVVIEENQNPKTFGEKLSNAAIAIIDSEVVYTPNYVGIKYPNGDVPAKTGVCTDVVIRAYRKLNIDLQKEVHEDMVANFSKYPKTWGLKTTDKNIDHRRVPNLEVFFTQKGEKLPITQNPTDYKTGDLVTWMIGDKLPHIGIITHLKSSDGKRPMIVHNVGNGQVLEDCLLSWKIVGHFRYGK, translated from the coding sequence ATGAAATACTTTCTTCTTATAATTTCAATAATAAGCGCTTTAAGTTGTCAGGAAAAGAAAAATGAAATCAAAGTTGTAAATTTAATTACAGATAAAAAAGTAGTTGTAATTGAAGAGAATCAAAACCCTAAAACTTTTGGAGAAAAATTATCAAATGCAGCTATTGCGATTATTGATTCAGAAGTGGTATATACACCAAACTATGTTGGTATAAAATACCCAAACGGTGACGTTCCTGCAAAAACAGGGGTTTGCACTGATGTGGTTATTCGTGCTTATCGCAAATTGAACATTGATTTACAAAAAGAAGTTCATGAAGATATGGTTGCTAATTTCTCGAAATATCCAAAAACTTGGGGATTAAAAACTACAGATAAAAACATAGACCATAGACGCGTACCTAATCTAGAAGTGTTTTTTACACAAAAAGGAGAGAAATTGCCCATTACACAAAACCCTACTGACTATAAAACTGGTGACTTAGTCACTTGGATGATAGGTGATAAATTACCACACATAGGAATTATTACACACTTAAAATCTAGTGATGGAAAACGACCTATGATAGTTCATAATGTAGGAAATGGACAAGTTTTAGAAGACTGTTTGTTGAGCTGGAAAATTGTAGGACATTTTAGGTATGGAAAATAA
- a CDS encoding ABC transporter ATP-binding protein, which produces MISTTNITFSYNKEQKFHMPDLYCEAGSTILITGDSGKGKTTYLHILAGLLRPTSGSIEIDKTDIVTLSEKKNDSFRGKNIGLVFQKSYFISALTVLENLEMSSWLATGKKNTERAKKLLDQLDISQQANKLPNELSIGQQQRVSIARALMNEPKVLLADEPTSSLDDKNAENVIQLLTSLSKEYKAALIIVTHDNRIKEKFSNRITLV; this is translated from the coding sequence ATGATAAGCACTACAAACATCACATTTTCGTACAATAAAGAGCAGAAGTTTCACATGCCCGATTTATATTGTGAAGCAGGAAGTACTATTTTGATTACTGGCGATTCAGGAAAAGGAAAAACAACCTATTTGCATATTCTAGCAGGTTTATTACGACCTACATCTGGAAGTATCGAAATTGATAAGACAGATATTGTTACTTTGTCAGAAAAGAAGAATGATTCTTTTCGCGGTAAAAACATTGGTCTTGTTTTTCAAAAGTCTTATTTTATCAGCGCTTTAACAGTGTTAGAAAATTTAGAAATGTCAAGCTGGTTAGCAACGGGCAAAAAAAATACTGAAAGAGCGAAGAAGCTTTTGGATCAGTTAGATATTTCTCAGCAAGCGAATAAGTTACCAAATGAGTTAAGTATTGGACAGCAGCAAAGGGTTTCTATAGCTAGAGCTTTAATGAATGAACCTAAAGTTCTCTTAGCAGATGAGCCGACGTCAAGTTTAGATGATAAAAATGCGGAAAACGTAATCCAACTTTTAACATCACTTTCTAAAGAATATAAAGCAGCATTGATTATTGTTACACATGATAATCGAATAAAAGAAAAATTTAGTAACCGAATAACGTTAGTGTAG
- a CDS encoding UDP-N-acetylmuramate--L-alanine ligase translates to MRTHFIAIGGAAMHNLALALHNKGYKVTGSDDAIFEPSKSRLEKKGLLPDEMGWFPEKITTDIEAIILGMHAKADNPELLKAQELGLKIYSYPEFLYEQSKNKTRVVIGGSHGKTTITSMILHVMHYHNIEVDYMVGAQLEGFDTMVHLTEGNDFIVLEGDEYLSSPMDRRPKFHLYQPNIALLSGIAWDHINVFPTFDNYVEQFRVFANQITRGGILIYNEEDAAVKEVAEGTENPIRKIPYQTPNYSVDNGVTLLETPEGPMPIEIFGAHNLNNLAGAKWICQCMGVDEAEFFEAIASFKGASKRLEKIAESTNKVAYKDFAHSPSKVSATTKAVKNQYPDRKLVACLELHTYSSLNAEFLKEYEGALDSADVAVVFYSPDAVKIKQLEEVTYEQIAQSFKRDDLIIYTNPTEFKEFLFSQNFENSALLLMSSGNYGGLNFDEVKGLIG, encoded by the coding sequence ATGAGAACACATTTCATAGCTATAGGTGGAGCAGCAATGCATAATTTGGCATTAGCCCTACATAATAAAGGATATAAAGTAACAGGAAGTGACGATGCTATTTTTGAACCTTCAAAATCTCGTTTGGAGAAAAAAGGATTACTACCAGATGAAATGGGATGGTTTCCAGAAAAAATCACTACCGATATTGAAGCAATCATTTTAGGAATGCATGCTAAAGCGGATAACCCAGAGTTATTGAAAGCACAAGAATTAGGTCTGAAAATATATTCTTATCCTGAATTTTTGTATGAACAATCTAAAAACAAAACACGAGTTGTTATTGGTGGTTCTCACGGTAAAACGACAATTACTTCAATGATTCTTCATGTGATGCATTATCATAATATAGAAGTGGATTATATGGTAGGTGCACAGCTAGAAGGATTTGATACAATGGTTCACCTTACAGAAGGCAATGATTTTATTGTTTTAGAGGGAGATGAATATTTATCATCACCAATGGATAGAAGACCTAAGTTTCATTTGTATCAACCTAATATTGCTTTGCTTTCTGGAATTGCTTGGGATCATATTAATGTCTTCCCAACATTCGATAATTATGTAGAACAATTTAGAGTTTTTGCTAATCAAATTACTAGAGGAGGAATTCTAATTTATAATGAAGAAGATGCTGCTGTTAAAGAAGTTGCAGAAGGAACAGAAAATCCGATTCGTAAAATTCCTTATCAAACACCAAATTACAGTGTTGATAATGGAGTTACGTTATTAGAAACTCCAGAAGGGCCAATGCCAATTGAAATTTTTGGAGCACATAATTTAAATAATTTAGCAGGTGCAAAATGGATTTGTCAATGTATGGGCGTAGATGAAGCTGAGTTTTTTGAAGCCATTGCAAGTTTTAAAGGAGCAAGTAAGCGATTAGAAAAAATAGCAGAAAGTACTAATAAAGTAGCTTACAAAGACTTTGCTCATTCGCCAAGTAAAGTGTCGGCTACTACAAAAGCGGTAAAAAATCAATATCCAGATAGAAAGTTAGTAGCGTGTTTAGAGCTACATACTTATAGTAGTTTAAATGCCGAATTCTTAAAAGAATATGAAGGAGCTTTAGATAGTGCTGATGTTGCAGTTGTGTTTTATTCACCTGATGCTGTTAAAATAAAGCAATTGGAAGAGGTGACTTATGAACAAATTGCACAATCTTTTAAACGTGATGATTTAATTATATATACTAATCCGACAGAATTTAAAGAGTTTCTTTTTTCTCAAAATTTTGAAAATAGTGCATTATTGTTAATGAGTTCTGGTAATTATGGGGGTTTGAATTTTGATGAGGTTAAAGGTTTGATAGGTTAG
- a CDS encoding Fur family transcriptional regulator, with product MEKKIKRERNSSTKESIITLLKERKEALTHKDFQEFFEKTIDRVTIYRALDRLVDEGKLHKIVSLEGVIQYAICKTCNHEHKIHSHNHVHFSCVKCEKTICLDEVKPQIKLPKGFTTQEMQLLISGICSDCSI from the coding sequence ATGGAAAAAAAAATAAAGAGAGAAAGAAATTCTTCAACTAAAGAAAGTATTATTACTCTTTTAAAAGAAAGAAAAGAAGCACTTACTCATAAGGATTTTCAAGAATTCTTTGAAAAAACTATAGACAGGGTAACCATTTACAGAGCTTTAGATCGACTAGTAGACGAAGGAAAGCTTCATAAAATTGTAAGTTTAGAAGGTGTAATTCAATATGCTATTTGCAAAACGTGTAACCATGAACATAAAATACACTCACACAATCATGTGCATTTTTCATGTGTAAAATGCGAGAAGACAATTTGTTTAGACGAAGTTAAACCACAAATTAAACTTCCAAAAGGTTTTACAACTCAAGAGATGCAATTGTTGATTTCTGGAATATGTTCAGATTGTTCTATTTAA
- the parS gene encoding type II RES/Xre toxin-antitoxin system antitoxin, producing the protein MTKLVANSDVDIDKAVRMYVTKVGKESALTVVDKNITYKKFLSNRMLIVHSIRRGLPYEIYDLIKERTPFNEEDWAEFLGVSIRTLQRNKSKKDFVFDPIPTEKILELAEVTALGKEVFDSKEQFYLWLNTPNFALGSLQPFELLKDSYGKEMVINELNKIQYGIFV; encoded by the coding sequence ATGACTAAACTTGTAGCCAATTCAGATGTTGATATAGATAAAGCCGTACGAATGTATGTGACTAAAGTAGGGAAAGAGTCTGCATTAACTGTTGTAGATAAAAATATAACCTATAAAAAATTCTTATCAAATAGAATGTTAATAGTACATTCTATTAGAAGAGGATTGCCTTATGAAATATATGATTTAATAAAAGAGCGCACGCCTTTTAATGAAGAAGATTGGGCTGAGTTTCTTGGTGTTTCTATAAGAACACTTCAAAGAAATAAGTCAAAAAAAGACTTTGTTTTTGATCCTATTCCCACTGAAAAAATTCTTGAATTAGCAGAGGTAACTGCTTTAGGTAAAGAAGTGTTCGATTCTAAAGAACAATTCTATTTATGGCTGAATACTCCAAATTTTGCCTTAGGTAGTTTGCAACCTTTCGAATTATTGAAGGATTCTTATGGAAAAGAAATGGTTATTAATGAATTGAATAAAATTCAATACGGAATATTTGTATAA
- a CDS encoding MerC domain-containing protein: MKSQITKSLDYLGISSATLCLVHCLVLPFISIIPIGISHNHWIDLLFASIGLFAVVKIVKTNTLRYIKIILLVAMSIILLSIIYTIITHNHTLFLYVGGIGMIVGHVLNFKRHKH; this comes from the coding sequence ATGAAAAGTCAAATTACAAAATCTCTTGATTATTTAGGAATTTCCAGTGCTACATTATGCTTAGTTCACTGCTTAGTTCTGCCATTCATTTCAATAATTCCCATAGGTATTAGTCATAACCATTGGATAGATTTGTTGTTTGCTTCAATTGGATTGTTTGCCGTTGTAAAAATAGTAAAAACTAATACTTTAAGATATATAAAAATTATTTTATTAGTAGCTATGAGTATTATTTTATTAAGTATAATCTATACAATCATTACTCATAATCATACTTTGTTTTTGTATGTTGGTGGAATAGGAATGATAGTTGGGCATGTGTTGAACTTTAAAAGACACAAGCATTAG
- a CDS encoding RES family NAD+ phosphorylase: MEVFRLANKKYPIELSGIGASITGARWNSKGNEVIYTAQSRALAMAEVVVHVTLATMPSGFAMLTVFIPDDLFIEEINVKKLPLGWNSFPELIDTQKMGNEFIRKKKSAVMKVPSAVVKGDSNYLLNPYHEDFHRIKIIHQEDFPFDKRIFK, encoded by the coding sequence ATGGAAGTATTTCGGTTAGCTAATAAAAAATATCCAATAGAATTATCTGGAATTGGCGCTTCAATTACAGGTGCGCGTTGGAATTCTAAAGGGAATGAAGTGATTTATACCGCACAGAGTAGGGCATTAGCAATGGCAGAAGTAGTTGTGCATGTTACTCTTGCAACCATGCCAAGTGGTTTTGCAATGTTGACTGTTTTTATTCCAGATGATTTATTCATTGAAGAGATAAATGTTAAAAAGTTGCCTTTAGGATGGAATAGTTTTCCTGAACTTATTGATACTCAAAAAATGGGAAATGAGTTTATTAGAAAAAAGAAAAGTGCAGTCATGAAAGTTCCTTCAGCTGTAGTAAAAGGCGATTCTAATTATCTTCTAAATCCTTATCATGAAGATTTTCATCGAATAAAAATCATACATCAAGAAGATTTTCCTTTCGATAAGAGAATTTTTAAATAG
- a CDS encoding ABC transporter permease gives MITKLAWRNIWFKPLNTILSIILLTSSVAIITVLVLLEKQFEEKFTNNIDGVDLVLGAQGSPLQLILSSVYQVDAPTGNISYDSAKVWMQNPFVKKAIPLAFGDNYRGYKILGTTHDYLEKYEATLSEGKLYEKNFEVVIGGEIAQKLSLKIGDTFFGSHGDASEGEVHDHYAYKVVGISKITGKVVDNLILCTIPSVWQMHGGHEDVEMHNPEHGEEGHIHEDGDEHMQHEHDHDEHSHEGHEHEEKDMSIDEPNMEITAVLLQFRNKMGIVTWPRMIAQNTKMQAASPAIEVNRLFSLFGIGIDALRYLAYGIMLISGISIFIALFNTLKERKNEFALLRVNGAKRFQLLNLIMIESLLLCVVGFFFGTILGRIALMLISNSAEQDFKLSFNPYEFIWDKEGVLFLLTILVGILAALIPAIKAYQLNISKTLANA, from the coding sequence ATGATCACAAAATTAGCATGGCGAAATATTTGGTTTAAGCCATTAAATACCATTTTAAGTATAATTCTGTTAACATCAAGTGTGGCAATAATAACTGTTCTAGTACTACTTGAAAAACAATTTGAAGAGAAATTTACTAATAATATTGATGGAGTAGATTTAGTGCTTGGAGCACAAGGAAGTCCACTCCAATTAATACTTTCTTCTGTATATCAAGTAGATGCCCCAACAGGGAATATTAGCTACGATTCAGCAAAAGTATGGATGCAAAATCCTTTTGTAAAAAAAGCAATTCCATTAGCATTTGGTGATAATTATAGAGGATATAAAATATTAGGAACTACTCATGATTATTTAGAAAAATATGAAGCAACTCTTTCTGAAGGAAAATTGTATGAAAAGAACTTTGAAGTTGTAATTGGTGGAGAAATTGCTCAAAAATTAAGCTTAAAGATAGGAGATACTTTTTTTGGATCTCATGGAGATGCGTCAGAAGGTGAAGTACATGATCATTATGCGTATAAAGTTGTTGGAATTTCGAAAATAACAGGCAAAGTTGTAGATAATTTAATTCTATGTACTATTCCGAGTGTTTGGCAAATGCATGGAGGTCATGAAGATGTAGAAATGCATAACCCAGAGCATGGAGAAGAAGGTCATATTCATGAAGATGGAGATGAACATATGCAACACGAGCACGATCATGATGAGCACAGTCATGAAGGACATGAGCACGAGGAAAAGGACATGTCAATTGATGAACCAAATATGGAGATTACAGCAGTTTTATTACAGTTTAGAAATAAAATGGGAATTGTAACTTGGCCAAGAATGATTGCTCAAAATACAAAAATGCAAGCTGCTTCCCCTGCAATAGAAGTAAATAGATTGTTTTCATTATTCGGAATTGGAATTGATGCATTGCGCTATTTAGCCTATGGAATAATGCTGATTTCAGGAATATCAATCTTTATAGCACTATTTAATACATTAAAAGAACGTAAAAATGAGTTTGCATTATTAAGAGTAAACGGAGCCAAACGTTTTCAACTTTTAAATCTAATAATGATAGAAAGTTTGTTACTTTGCGTTGTTGGATTCTTTTTTGGTACGATTTTGGGTAGAATAGCATTAATGTTAATCTCAAATTCAGCTGAACAAGATTTTAAATTAAGTTTCAATCCCTACGAATTTATTTGGGATAAGGAAGGTGTATTGTTCTTGTTAACAATACTAGTAGGAATTCTTGCAGCATTAATACCTGCAATAAAAGCATATCAATTAAATATTTCAAAAACATTAGCAAATGCATAA
- a CDS encoding tetratricopeptide repeat protein, with protein MYKIILFFLPFVIFSQSNFEKGEKLFNQKKYNDAKVYFEAHLKSSPNDYKAMEYVGDIAGYYKKWDEAIEKYKYLKEKFPQTANYHYKFGGAMGMKAKESNKFTALGMIDDIEDAFKLAAKLDSKHTDTRWALLILYLELPAIIGGSEKKSQKYADELMAISKIDGVMAKGHIDEYFERYNSAEKYYLQGVNLTHSKTAYKRLIDLYNKMELSQKAKSAEEESKKYNQ; from the coding sequence ATGTATAAAATCATTTTGTTTTTTTTACCATTTGTGATTTTTTCTCAAAGTAATTTTGAGAAAGGAGAAAAGCTTTTTAATCAGAAAAAATATAATGATGCTAAAGTTTATTTTGAAGCACATTTAAAAAGTAGTCCAAACGATTATAAAGCAATGGAATATGTAGGAGATATTGCAGGTTACTATAAAAAATGGGACGAAGCAATTGAAAAATATAAATATCTAAAAGAAAAATTCCCGCAAACAGCAAACTATCATTACAAATTTGGAGGAGCAATGGGAATGAAAGCTAAAGAAAGTAATAAGTTTACTGCTTTAGGTATGATAGATGATATTGAAGATGCTTTTAAGTTAGCGGCAAAATTAGATTCGAAACACACAGATACAAGATGGGCTTTGCTTATTTTATATCTTGAATTGCCAGCTATAATTGGCGGAAGCGAAAAGAAATCGCAAAAATATGCGGATGAATTAATGGCGATTTCAAAAATTGATGGTGTTATGGCAAAAGGACATATCGATGAGTATTTTGAAAGATATAATTCCGCAGAAAAATACTATTTGCAAGGGGTGAATTTGACCCATTCAAAAACTGCTTATAAACGTTTAATTGATTTATACAATAAAATGGAACTTTCTCAAAAAGCAAAAAGCGCAGAGGAAGAATCAAAAAAATACAACCAATAA
- the radC gene encoding RadC family protein, whose translation MYTPINQWAEDDRPREKLLHKGKSVLSDSELLAILIGSGSRNESAVQLCQRILASTNNNLNSLGKLTIQQLIQFKGIGEAKAISIIAALELGRRRRVEETNELDVISSSKAVFEIMQPIIGELYYEEFWALYLNNANKVINKSQISKGGITGTVVDTRVVFKLALECNATSVILTHNHPSGKLLASAADKQITNVLKEAGRSLDVRVLDHVIITEKGYLSFVDEGIF comes from the coding sequence ATGTATACGCCAATCAATCAGTGGGCTGAGGACGATCGCCCACGTGAAAAATTACTCCATAAAGGGAAATCTGTTTTGTCAGATTCAGAACTTTTAGCTATTCTGATAGGTTCGGGTTCGCGCAATGAAAGTGCAGTTCAGCTTTGTCAAAGAATTCTAGCCAGTACAAATAATAACCTTAATTCATTAGGTAAGCTTACCATTCAACAACTAATTCAGTTTAAAGGTATTGGAGAAGCTAAAGCTATTTCAATAATTGCAGCTTTAGAATTGGGAAGAAGGAGAAGAGTTGAAGAAACAAATGAGTTAGATGTAATCTCTTCAAGTAAAGCCGTTTTTGAAATTATGCAACCCATTATAGGTGAATTGTATTATGAGGAATTTTGGGCTTTATATCTTAATAATGCAAATAAAGTAATAAATAAAAGCCAGATAAGTAAAGGAGGAATTACTGGAACAGTTGTTGATACTCGTGTCGTTTTTAAATTAGCTTTAGAATGTAATGCTACTTCGGTTATTCTTACGCATAATCACCCTTCAGGAAAACTTTTGGCTAGTGCTGCGGATAAACAAATTACAAACGTTCTAAAAGAAGCGGGGAGGAGTTTAGATGTTCGTGTTTTAGATCATGTGATAATAACAGAAAAGGGATATTTGAGCTTTGTTGATGAAGGAATATTTTAA